A genomic region of Oceaniferula marina contains the following coding sequences:
- the hemE gene encoding uroporphyrinogen decarboxylase encodes MTSKERFLASVRRQATDRTPVWVMRQAGRYLPEYRELKKKYSFIELAQTPELATQVTLQPLKRFPLDAAIIFSDILIIPEALGQPYHFKDGGGIAMDYLLDSAEKINALDASDIETKLAYLPAALRMTRQEIGDEKALLGFGGSPWTLAAYMTEGGSLKDCAALKSLFYSDRPLFDQLMEKVTTAVIDLFKMQIDAGIDAVQIFDSAGAFCPAPHYEAMSLQWIKRITSALPDDFPVIIFAKGMAHRKEDLVQTGASVLSIDWTIDLPSYYDTLPETVAVQGNLDPLILTASADVVRKETSRLLQSMKGRHGHILNLGHGILPSAKPENMQVLCDTIANF; translated from the coding sequence ATGACATCCAAAGAACGCTTTCTCGCCTCTGTCCGCCGTCAAGCCACCGATCGCACCCCGGTCTGGGTCATGCGCCAGGCCGGACGCTACCTGCCTGAATACCGCGAGCTTAAGAAAAAATACTCGTTCATCGAATTGGCCCAAACTCCTGAGCTTGCAACACAAGTCACCCTGCAACCACTCAAACGCTTCCCACTGGACGCCGCGATCATTTTTTCCGATATCCTCATTATCCCCGAAGCCCTCGGCCAGCCGTATCACTTCAAAGACGGCGGAGGTATCGCCATGGACTACCTGCTCGACTCCGCCGAAAAAATCAACGCACTCGACGCCTCCGATATCGAAACCAAACTCGCCTATCTCCCCGCCGCACTCAGAATGACCCGACAAGAAATCGGCGACGAAAAGGCATTGTTAGGATTCGGAGGATCTCCCTGGACTCTCGCAGCCTACATGACCGAAGGTGGCTCACTCAAAGATTGTGCAGCGCTAAAATCCCTCTTTTACTCGGATCGTCCTCTCTTTGACCAGCTCATGGAGAAGGTCACCACTGCGGTCATCGACCTGTTTAAAATGCAAATCGATGCTGGGATCGATGCCGTGCAGATTTTCGATTCGGCCGGAGCCTTCTGCCCTGCCCCCCACTACGAAGCCATGTCGCTGCAATGGATCAAACGCATCACCTCAGCGCTCCCCGATGACTTCCCCGTCATTATCTTCGCCAAGGGAATGGCCCACCGCAAAGAGGATCTCGTTCAAACCGGGGCCAGTGTCCTGAGCATTGACTGGACCATCGACCTACCAAGCTACTACGACACACTACCCGAAACCGTAGCCGTTCAAGGTAATCTGGATCCCCTGATTCTCACGGCCTCTGCCGACGTCGTTCGCAAAGAAACATCCCGCCTACTGCAATCCATGAAAGGACGCCACGGCCATATCCTCAACCTGGGACACGGCATTCTCCCCAGCGCCAAGCCGGAGAACATGCAAGTGCTCTGCGATACGATTGCGAATTTCTAA
- a CDS encoding tetratricopeptide repeat protein, whose product MRLALYSIIFLGSVILGLDLMQEVKQMPEPEEPTPHKATNSSPSDQNPAASPSEMPDGHPDFKEALGIYTKAIEEAPDKADGYADRANAYIANHQPALAIVDFDQAIKLDPKNTDYLLQRGYLLFNLNQKEKALADFDKAIGIDSALTKAYVYRAMANFLSQSYQPALDDCLKILEQDPSFTDLHLTIAKCYDGLKQKDKALEHLELYINSSKDAQGIKEAQELKQSLQAPSP is encoded by the coding sequence ATGAGGCTCGCACTCTACTCGATCATCTTTCTTGGCTCTGTTATTCTCGGCTTGGACCTCATGCAGGAGGTAAAACAAATGCCCGAACCGGAAGAACCCACACCGCATAAGGCCACCAACTCCTCTCCTTCGGACCAAAACCCGGCAGCATCACCATCGGAGATGCCCGATGGCCACCCCGACTTTAAAGAAGCACTCGGTATCTACACCAAGGCGATCGAGGAAGCTCCTGACAAAGCCGACGGATACGCTGACCGGGCCAATGCCTACATCGCCAACCACCAGCCAGCGCTCGCGATCGTCGACTTCGATCAAGCCATCAAGCTTGACCCCAAGAACACGGACTACCTGCTTCAGCGCGGCTACCTCCTCTTCAATCTCAATCAAAAAGAGAAAGCACTGGCTGACTTTGACAAAGCCATCGGTATCGATTCCGCATTAACCAAGGCCTATGTCTACCGGGCCATGGCCAATTTTCTCAGTCAGTCATACCAACCGGCGCTGGATGACTGTTTGAAAATCCTGGAGCAGGATCCCAGCTTCACCGATCTGCACCTCACCATCGCCAAATGCTACGATGGCCTGAAGCAAAAAGACAAGGCTCTGGAACATCTGGAACTCTACATCAACTCAAGCAAAGACGCACAAGGGATCAAAGAGGCCCAAGAGCTCAAACAATCGCTTCAAGCCCCAAGCCCTTGA
- the hemW gene encoding radical SAM family heme chaperone HemW: MILYVHIPFCHRICPYCSFYKHTPGNTDLRAFIAAITDEAQWQRQSLEQHKATLGTITSLYLGGGTPSMLSPRHLDLLFGGLNEAFDLSQTHITLEANPATFNHSKAKRFKELGVTRTSLGIQSFSPHVLQTLGREHSPQQARESVHILRDAGMEEINIDLMFSVPGQSEEDWQHSLDTAIGLEPDHISAYNLTYEEDTEFIQRLTHGEFRDDEATNAEYYSLADRSLSDAGFLHYETSNYAQPGKESQHNRSYWLGHDYLGLGPSAVSTIQGRRWQNLPDTARYIQNITSVGHAMADSETIDEEAYRIERIALLLRTREGVPVKYLQHSPAGSVQELLDNRLAEIDNHHLRLIHEGPMLVDPIAAKLI, translated from the coding sequence TTGATCCTGTACGTCCACATCCCCTTTTGCCATCGCATCTGCCCGTATTGTTCGTTTTATAAACATACTCCGGGCAATACTGACCTGCGTGCCTTTATCGCCGCCATTACAGACGAGGCCCAGTGGCAGCGACAGTCGCTGGAACAACACAAGGCAACGCTCGGGACCATCACCTCCTTGTATCTCGGTGGCGGAACACCCTCCATGCTCTCACCCAGACACCTGGATCTGCTGTTTGGCGGGCTCAACGAGGCCTTCGACCTCAGCCAAACCCACATCACTCTGGAAGCCAACCCGGCCACCTTCAACCACAGCAAGGCCAAACGCTTCAAGGAACTCGGAGTCACACGAACATCACTCGGAATTCAATCGTTTTCCCCCCATGTCCTACAAACCCTCGGACGCGAACACAGCCCGCAACAAGCTCGGGAATCCGTACACATTCTCCGCGATGCCGGCATGGAGGAAATCAATATCGACCTGATGTTCTCGGTCCCCGGCCAAAGCGAAGAAGATTGGCAGCACTCACTCGACACCGCCATCGGCCTCGAGCCGGATCACATTTCAGCCTACAACCTCACTTACGAAGAAGACACTGAGTTCATTCAACGACTCACCCACGGCGAGTTCCGCGATGACGAGGCCACCAATGCCGAATATTACTCTCTGGCCGACCGCTCACTCAGCGACGCCGGATTCCTTCACTACGAAACCTCCAACTACGCACAGCCCGGTAAAGAATCCCAACACAACCGCTCGTATTGGCTCGGCCACGACTATCTGGGCCTCGGGCCATCCGCAGTCTCAACCATTCAAGGGCGCCGATGGCAAAACCTGCCCGACACCGCCCGCTACATCCAGAACATCACCAGCGTCGGCCACGCCATGGCAGACAGCGAAACCATCGACGAGGAAGCCTACCGGATCGAACGCATCGCCTTGCTGCTTCGCACCCGGGAGGGCGTCCCGGTGAAATATTTACAGCACTCACCAGCCGGATCCGTTCAGGAACTACTGGATAACCGGCTGGCGGAAATCGACAACCACCATCTGCGGCTGATCCACGAAGGGCCGATGCTCGTCGACCCCATCGCAGCCAAACTGATATAG
- a CDS encoding cytochrome c biogenesis protein ResB, which translates to MNPIAKTLRPLASAAIFYYTTLWLVSLVVVGTIAQKYFGLQASLEKYFSAWFIQPMEMPIWLPSGRFTMALILVNLTAKMLFSTKWKWKMAGINITHLGVMILMIGGVMTAYTTIEGNLAIQEGKSSSVFKDFHQLELAVTDHSDPEFDHVTTFSEGFFTEGNTFSDSKVPFTFKVQKHHKNCEPVERTQGKQSPRLKQHATRYQFEALPPDKQDQNAGGIEVEITGVPAEAEGIYLFYFDPRRGGIATTIQGNDGKDYSIQLRPRQYELPFSVHLKDFEKLDHAGTMMARAYSSKVTVTDGDSKDDIKIYMNHPLRRHGYTLYQASFIQPNQSGIETSVFQVVYNKGRYMPYIAIAVITLGLLVHLCIQIPKLLSASAQKPTIGPKEPTKPTEHSI; encoded by the coding sequence ATGAACCCTATCGCCAAAACCTTGCGCCCGCTCGCATCGGCCGCCATTTTTTACTACACCACACTCTGGCTGGTCTCGCTGGTCGTGGTGGGCACGATTGCACAAAAATACTTCGGCCTGCAAGCCAGCCTGGAAAAATACTTTTCCGCCTGGTTCATCCAGCCCATGGAGATGCCGATCTGGCTTCCCAGTGGACGATTCACCATGGCGCTCATCCTTGTCAACCTGACAGCCAAGATGCTGTTTTCCACCAAATGGAAATGGAAAATGGCAGGGATCAATATCACCCACCTCGGTGTGATGATTCTCATGATCGGCGGTGTGATGACAGCCTACACGACGATCGAAGGCAACCTCGCCATCCAAGAGGGGAAATCATCATCGGTCTTCAAAGACTTCCACCAACTGGAACTTGCCGTCACCGACCACTCGGATCCGGAATTCGACCACGTTACCACCTTCAGTGAAGGCTTCTTCACCGAAGGCAATACCTTCTCCGACAGCAAGGTGCCCTTCACCTTCAAAGTACAAAAGCACCACAAAAACTGCGAACCCGTTGAACGCACACAGGGTAAACAAAGCCCCCGCCTTAAACAACACGCCACCCGCTACCAGTTCGAAGCCCTGCCACCAGATAAACAAGACCAAAACGCAGGAGGTATCGAAGTCGAAATCACCGGCGTCCCAGCCGAAGCCGAAGGGATCTACCTCTTCTATTTCGACCCTCGTCGTGGAGGCATCGCAACCACCATCCAAGGCAACGATGGCAAGGACTACTCGATCCAACTGCGCCCCCGACAGTATGAACTCCCGTTCAGCGTTCACCTCAAGGACTTTGAAAAACTTGACCATGCCGGAACCATGATGGCCCGAGCCTACAGTTCAAAGGTCACCGTCACCGATGGAGATTCCAAAGATGACATCAAGATTTACATGAACCACCCGCTTCGGCGCCATGGCTACACGCTCTATCAAGCGTCATTCATCCAACCTAACCAAAGCGGCATCGAAACCAGTGTCTTCCAAGTGGTCTACAACAAAGGACGATACATGCCCTACATCGCTATTGCCGTCATCACCCTCGGCCTGCTCGTCCACCTTTGCATCCAGATACCAAAGCTACTCAGTGCCTCCGCCCAGAAACCAACGATCGGGCCAAAAGAACCGACAAAGCCGACCGAACATTCCATCTAA
- a CDS encoding cytochrome c biogenesis protein, whose product MTSMFRLSILISLFLSGVLLGQEKPTPRSLSPDAGKTLSSIPVQNAGRPKPLDSFARFTLLACYHKSKMEDMSAANWMAQLLLDPDTAYDVKCFRLKNEDLIEDLGLTPSPDHKHVYSFNDLRTIIDSQRERIMDISARPKESRSLIESQLLKLNEAVRHYFSVSRSFTCLTPELTIHNEQLAKELNLPKDKQFSFFELYQRWDQLREIVNKINKDFDRSDVYHNAVFSLAASLRDMQQHEGTLASLSIVPPKDDQIHDEWKTPWQVLATDSQAKDHEIAYLKDLQETVNSLISGKDQDNKALAEKIRSYSSDKIQSLTKAELVYNRMDAFTRSLAFYLLGFLFLCASWMFAGKPLRWTSWGLVLLGLLIHTAGILLRMYIRGRPAPVTNIYESVIFVGFTCVLIGLILEWIRRDGLGLIIAIFPGAILHFVGFRYASDGDTMGRLVAVLDSNFWLSTHVVTITLGYGFAAAAGLLANIYLYIRLIKPDDKKFYQGISKAFIGITLFALLLCIVGTILGGIWGDQSWGRFWGWDPKENGALLICLWLLIILHGKWGKQLKELGIATMLSLTNITVLLAWFGVNLLSVGLHNYGFTEGAARNLTIACGAIVVLTFIPSAAIFIRDQSRAPKQVPPTPQP is encoded by the coding sequence ATGACCTCCATGTTTCGACTTTCCATTCTCATCTCTCTTTTTCTATCCGGGGTTCTTCTCGGGCAGGAAAAACCTACTCCCCGCAGCTTGTCTCCGGATGCAGGAAAAACCCTGTCCAGTATTCCGGTTCAAAATGCCGGACGACCAAAACCACTCGACTCTTTTGCCCGCTTCACCCTGCTGGCATGCTATCACAAATCGAAAATGGAAGACATGAGTGCCGCCAACTGGATGGCCCAACTCCTGCTCGACCCTGACACAGCCTACGATGTCAAATGCTTCCGTCTGAAAAATGAAGACCTGATCGAAGACCTCGGGCTCACCCCGAGCCCCGACCACAAACACGTCTACAGCTTTAACGACCTGCGCACCATCATCGATTCCCAGCGGGAGCGAATCATGGATATCAGTGCCCGCCCAAAAGAAAGCCGCTCGCTCATCGAGTCCCAACTTCTCAAACTCAACGAAGCCGTCCGCCACTACTTTTCCGTCAGCCGCTCGTTTACCTGTCTGACTCCGGAACTCACCATCCACAACGAGCAACTGGCCAAAGAACTTAATCTTCCTAAAGACAAGCAATTCAGTTTTTTCGAGCTTTACCAACGTTGGGACCAACTCCGTGAGATCGTCAACAAGATCAACAAGGACTTCGACCGCAGTGATGTGTATCACAATGCGGTATTCTCACTCGCCGCATCTCTCCGGGACATGCAGCAACATGAAGGAACCTTGGCATCACTCAGCATTGTGCCGCCAAAGGATGACCAAATCCATGACGAATGGAAAACACCATGGCAGGTTCTCGCCACTGATAGCCAAGCCAAAGATCACGAAATCGCCTACCTCAAAGACCTGCAGGAAACCGTCAACTCTCTGATCTCGGGTAAAGACCAAGACAACAAAGCCCTCGCCGAAAAAATTCGTTCCTATTCATCTGATAAAATCCAATCCCTGACCAAAGCCGAACTGGTCTACAACCGGATGGACGCTTTTACGCGCAGCCTGGCCTTCTACCTGCTTGGATTTCTCTTCCTCTGCGCCAGTTGGATGTTCGCAGGCAAGCCTCTGCGCTGGACGAGCTGGGGCCTCGTCTTACTTGGACTTCTTATTCACACTGCTGGCATTCTGCTGCGCATGTATATCCGTGGACGCCCCGCCCCCGTCACCAATATCTACGAATCCGTCATCTTTGTGGGATTCACCTGTGTCCTCATCGGCCTGATCCTTGAATGGATCCGCCGCGACGGTCTCGGATTGATCATCGCCATTTTCCCCGGGGCCATTCTCCACTTCGTCGGTTTCAGATACGCCTCCGATGGTGACACCATGGGACGTCTGGTCGCCGTGCTCGATTCCAACTTCTGGCTCTCCACCCACGTGGTGACGATCACCTTAGGTTACGGTTTTGCTGCCGCGGCTGGACTACTGGCCAACATTTACCTCTACATCCGACTCATCAAACCGGATGATAAAAAATTCTACCAGGGAATATCCAAAGCCTTCATTGGCATCACTCTGTTTGCCCTTCTGCTCTGCATCGTAGGCACGATCCTCGGTGGCATCTGGGGTGACCAGTCGTGGGGCCGTTTCTGGGGCTGGGACCCGAAAGAAAATGGAGCTCTGTTGATCTGCCTGTGGCTCTTGATCATCCTGCACGGAAAATGGGGGAAACAACTTAAGGAACTCGGCATTGCCACCATGCTCTCCCTGACCAACATCACCGTGCTTCTTGCCTGGTTCGGGGTGAACCTGCTCAGTGTCGGTCTGCACAACTACGGCTTCACGGAAGGTGCGGCTCGTAACCTGACGATTGCCTGCGGAGCCATCGTGGTGTTGACCTTCATCCCGTCAGCCGCCATTTTCATCCGCGACCAGTCAAGGGCACCCAAACAAGTTCCCCCCACTCCTCAGCCCTGA